The following are encoded together in the Chaetodon trifascialis isolate fChaTrf1 chromosome 3, fChaTrf1.hap1, whole genome shotgun sequence genome:
- the LOC139328561 gene encoding uncharacterized protein has product MRMKMKLLYVPAVMAVISAMLNVGQTDARWTTTGPYGRNLNGKMFTLSERGGISFYPPYFFFASTSQPPTAPYPTHRYTTRPYFTTTTRRHFTTTTSPYFTTTTSPYFTSTTRRPYFTTTRRPYFSTTTRPYPTRTYTTYPPWTSAPPISGVSVCLRFLTDFRRNPTLFTLSPSSRAPLKLETRDQTQFLLSFDRYGYRTLNFRPNIRFWSNVGQEIWTRVCLTVDSVKKVAQVFSGPNMSIRKMLPDQYVWSGEPVIDFTGFDGQLTDVQVWDYPVSYKEIFNYMTGGIYVSYRGSVLTWSSITYSPGGYALLEDTYERQAKQPFNLSGRRRRPERVKKTREFSIVGESEERQRQQL; this is encoded by the exons atgaggatgaagatgaagctgcTTTATGTTCCTGCAGTGATGGCAGTGATTTCAGCAATGCTGAATGTAGGACAGACTGATGCAAGGTGGACGACAACAG GACCTTATGGGCGCAATCTAAATGGGAAGATGTTCACTTTgtctgaaagaggaggaataTCTTTCTATCCCCCCTATTTTTTCTTTGCGTCTACCTCCCAGCCTCCCACTGCTCCCTACCCAACCCATAGATACACTACCCGACCTtacttcaccaccaccacccgaCGCcacttcaccaccaccaccagtccctacttcaccaccaccaccagtccCTACTTCACCAGCACCACCCGCCGTCCCTACTTCACCACCACTCGCCGTCCCTATTTCTCCACCACCACCCGTCCCTACCCCACCAGAACTTACACCACCTACCCTCCCTGGACCTCCGCACCACCTATTAGTG GTGTGTCCGTGTGTCTGCGCTTCCTCACCGACTTTCGGCGAAACCCCACACTCTTCACGCTCAGCCCATCCAGCAGAGCCCCTCTGAAGCTGGAAACCCGTGACCAAACTCAATTTCTACTGTCCTTTGACAGATACGGTTACAGGACCCTGAACTTTCGACCGAATATAAGATTCTGGTCCAACGTTGGACAGGAAATCTGGACCAGAGTCTGCCTCACTGTGGACTCTGTGAAGAAGGTGGCTCAGGTGTTCAGTGGGCCAAACATGAGCATCAGGAAGATGCTTCCTGatcag tatGTCTGGTCAGGTGAGCCTGTGATTGATTTCACAGGTTTTGATGGTCAGCTGACAGACGTCCAGGTGTGGGATTATCCTGTCAGCTACAAAGAAATCTTCAACTACATGACCGGCGGCATCTACGT gTCGTACCGTGGGTCCGTCCTCACCTGGTCCTCCATCACTTATTCTCCTGGAGGATATGCACTATTGGAGGACACCTACGAGCGGCAGGCAAAGCAGCCATTCAACCTCAGTGGGAGAAGGCGTCGACCAGAGCGAGTGAAGAAGACCAGAGAGTTTTCCATTGTGGGGGAAagtgaagagagacagagacaacagctgtaa
- the LOC139328562 gene encoding ADP-ribosylation factor 4-like — MGVIVSHIFSRFASKTPVRILMVGLDAAGKTTLLYRLKLAEVVTTIPTIGFNVETVEYKNISFTVWDVGGQTIIRPLWRHYYTNTQGLIFVVDSNDPERIKEAADELHTMLEEDELRGVALLVFANKQDLPRAMSISDITEALGLSGVSRPWFVQASCAVSGTGLAEGLDWLSDQILKRQRLM; from the exons ATGGGCGTCATCGTctcacacattttctccaggTTCGCCTCCAAGACACCTGTCCGCATTTTAATGG tggGTCTGGATGCAGCAGGTAAAACCACTCTGCTGTACAGACTGAAGCTGGCTGAGGTCGTCACCACCATCCCGACTATTG gctttAATGTGGAGACAGTGGAATATAAGAACATCAGTTTTACAGTTTGGGATGTTGGTGGTCAGACCATCATCAGACCTCTGTGGAGACACTACTACACTAACACACAG GGTCTCATATTTGTGGTCGACAGCAACGACCCCGAGAGGATTAAAGAAGCTGCTGACGAGCTGCACACGATG tTGGAGGAGGACGAGCTGAGGGGCGTGGCCTTACTCGTCTTTGCTAACAAGCAGGATTTGCCCAGAGCCATGtccatcagtgacatcacagaggcCTTGGGCCTATCAGGAGTCTCACGGCCG tggTTTGTCCAGGCGTCCTGCGCCGTCAGCGGTACTGGTCTGGCCGAGGGTCTGGACTGGCTCTCCGACCAGATCCTGAAACGGCAGAGGCTGATGTGA
- the appl1 gene encoding DCC-interacting protein 13-alpha, protein MPGIEKLPIEETLEDSPQTRSLLGVFEEDTAAISNYCTQLYQAMQRIYDAQNELSAATHLTSRLLKEYDKQRFPLGGDDEVMSSTLQQFAKVIDELSSCHAVLSTQLADAMMFPITQFKERDLKEILTLKEVFQISSDDHDTAINRYSRLSKRRDNDKLRAEAVEDVYTSRKKQHQTMMHYFCSLNTLQYKKKMALLEPLLGYMQAQISFFKLGSENLTQQWEDFLGTIGTSVQNVRREMEQEIGQMQQTIQDMERSCDPLYAPCDPDPAHSPVCRSLTRKQGYLYIRNKTGLVSSSWERQYFFTQGGNLMQQGRGEVAGGLVTDLDNCSVMAVDCDDRRFCFQVTSFDGKKVVTLQSESRKECEEWISTINNISKRIYLSENAEELAARVNQSALEAVTPSPSFQQRHESMRPSSKGRVGRASSISSVGSEPSPALSVLSLDALVAPETPIQFDIISPVTEENSGQSKTAAQSGRRSNPFGESGDSASEDSEDSILHQLFIVRFLGSMEVRTAESTDVISETMRQILAARAIHNIFRMTESHLLVTCDCLKLIDPQTQVTRLRFPLSTVVQCSSHQDNKRLFGFVLHPAGGRGDSRAVCYIFESNNDGEKICDSIGLAKQIAFHSEMDRKAVEKRKEQDKAKEKQQEELSKQRQIEKDLEEQSRLIAASSRPANPPGPDGQFLVLSNSQSEDSDAGEEGKKRGESEA, encoded by the exons ATGCCCGGGATAGAGAAGCTGCCGATAGAGGAGACGCTGGAGGACAGTCCCCAG ACACGCTCTCTGCTGGGAGTGTTTGAGGAGGACACTGCAGCCATCTCCAACTACTGCACACAGCTCTATCAGGCCATGCAGAGGATTTATGAcgcacag AATGAGCTGAGCGCCGCGACACACCTGACCTCCAGACTGCTGAAAGAGTACGACAAACAG CGTTTTCCTCTAGGGGGCGACGATGAGGTGATGAGCTCCACCCTGCAGCAGTTTGCAAAAGTCATTGATGAG TTGAGTTCCTGTCATGCTGTCTTGTCCACCCAGCTTGCAGATGCCATGATGTTTCCCATCACACAGTTTAAAGAGAGAGACCTGAAGG agatcCTCACTCTGAAAGAAGTCTTCCAAATATCCAGTGATG ATCACGACACCGCCATTAACAGATACAGCCGCCTCTCCAAGAGGAGAGACAACGACAAG CTGCGGGCGGAGGCGGTGGAGGACGTCTACACCTCCCGCAAGAAACAGCACCAGACTATGATGCACTACTTCTGCTCGCTGAACACACTACAGTACAAGAAGAAGATGGCTCTGCTGGAGCCGCTGCTGGGCTACATGCAGgcccag ATCAGTTTCTTTAAGCTGGGCTCAGAAAATCTCACCCAGCAGTGGGAGGACTTCCTGGGAACCATCGGAACCAGTGTCCAGAA tgtgcgTCGGGAGATGGAGCAGGAGATTGGGCAGATGCAGCAGACCATCCAGGACATGGAGAGATCATGTGACCCGCTGTATGCGCCATGTGACCCTGACCCCGcccactcacctgtctgtcGCAGCCTGACCAGGAAACAGGGATACCTGTACATCCGCAA taAGACGGGGCTGGTGTCATCGTCCTGGGAGCGCCAGTACTTCTTCACGCAGGGCGGTAATCTGATGCAGCAGGGCCGGGGCGAGGTGGCGGGCGGGCTGGTCACAGACCTGGACAACTGCTCCGTCATGGCGGTCGACTGCGACGACCGCCGCTTCTGCTTCCAGGTCACTTCCTTCGATGGCAAGAA AGTGGTGACGCTGCAGTCGGAGAGCAGGAAGGAGTGCGAGGAG TGGATCTCCACCATCAACAACATCTCCAAGAGGATCTACCTGAGTGAGAACGCAGAG GAGCTGGCGGCCAGAGTGAACCAATCAGCTCTTGAAGCCGTGACACCGTCTCCGTCCTTCCAGCAGAGACATGAGAGCATGAGAccaagcag TAAGGGGCGTGTGGGCCGAGCGAGCAGCATCAGCTCTGTGGGCTCTGAGCCGTCTCCCGCCCTTTCTGTGCTCTCATTGGATGCTCTGGTTGCCCCAGAAACACCCATCCAGTTTGACATAATTTCCCCCGTCACCGAGGAGAACTCAGGACAGAGCAAGACGGCAGCACAGTCTGgcag aAGGAGTAATCCGTTTGGCGAGTCAGGAGACAGCGCATCAGAGGACAGTGAAG actCGATCCTCCACCAGCTCTTCATCGTCCGCTTCCTGGGCTCCATGGAGGTGAGGACCGCCGAGTCCACTGACGTCATATCTGAGACCATGAGGCAGATCCTGGCAGCCAGAGCCATCCACAACATCTTCAGGATGACCGAATCGCACCTGCTGGTCACCTGTGACTGCCTCAA gCTCATTGATCCTCAGACACAAGTCACTCGACTCAGG TTCCCTCTGTCCACTGTGGTTCAGTGTTCGTCTCATCAGGACAACAAGAGGCTGTTCGGCTTCGTTCTGCATCCGGCGGGCGGACGGGGCGACAGCCGAGCCGTCTGCTACATCTTTGAGTCCAACAACGATGGCGAGAAG ATCTGTGACAGTATCGGCCTGGCCAAGCAGATAGCCTTCCACTCTGAGATG GACCGTAAGGCcgtggagaagaggaaggagcaggacaAGGCcaaagagaaacagcaggaagaACTCAGCAAACAGAGGCAGATCGAGAAG GATCTGGAGGAGCAGAGCCGTTTGATCGCCGCCTCGAGTCGCCCCGCTAACCCGCCTGGCCCTGACGGACAATTCCTAGTGCTTAGCAACAGCCAATCGGAGGACAGCGATGccggggaggaggggaagaagaggGGGGAGTCTGAAGCCTAA